TAACGtgtgaaatataattaaatatttttttatattgagttTAAGGTTCACAAATacactctctttttatttatttatttatttatatatatatatatattatgtaatatttatttttaattataatttttaactatttgaattcaattatatattcGAGTGTAAGAAGGAAGAAACAATGTATGCTTTGGAGTTgcaatttacttttaaattaaaaaggtgATAATGTCTTATTTAAACAAATCTATacttctataatattttttttgtctatatatatatttttcaattttatattttaagtgtacatctttttcaattttatcttcaaattttttttaaatttaaccaattttttatttaactattttttaaaaattaaataaataaaaatcatgtacaaaataataaaaatatctattatcaaattataaataatatttatataatcatGAAGTTAATAACaggatagaaaaataaattttttaaaattgttaacatagtgaaaattaaaataagttaatggttaatcaatacCTTAATTTTATGTCATCTTAGCCTAATGGAAGTAATCATTTTAACTTAAAtggtgattttaaatttaagttttaaatataaaattgtgttaagtatttaaagaaataatttgtgTACATAGAActcttacaaaatttaaaatagaattgtTTCACAATTATTTATAGTCTATACAAAAAGTCTTAACTCAATGTccctaagaaaaaaaaaagcataaaagtgcaaataaataatatccACATTCTTatagaaattgaaatataaatttataaagattataataaaataatgaagaaagcAATTTATTCTTACTAGCCTGAATATAGGTTAGTTTGTGGATGAAAACGGATTGAATGTATcacatttttgttatttctttatctGAAGGACTAATTATGTGGTTGGTGTTAATCTTTTCCACGTTATCATTTTCTATCTTTCTTGATTGAGATAAtgctaatttatataaaaaataataacatattttgtaattacaaaaatacctaaacaaaacataaaataagatgaataattaatgagaattaaaataaaatttaaaaaatatttcacgaATGAAATATTATGTTTTCCAACCATAGTagaaattttacataaaaaatgaagataggaaactattttcaaaataataattagttttcttttataaaaggaCAATGATTAATTATATGCATTTGTCATATGCAATTATGCATTTCCAATCCACATCTAAAGTTTTATCCtataaaaaattagagaaaagaaattaatattatttatagattaGACTAAAACAGTGTAATTTTTCACATGCGTTTGTCTattggatttcaaaataaaaaaaagttttggttccaaagatacattttttatgttaCTGTTTCTTTgacttaatttgttttatagtttagAACAATAccttaaaattcaaaaagataGTTATTACCatttgaaagaaaatcaagTCTGGTGTAACAGTTAGTTTCAACTTTCAATCTCCCATTTAAAAGAAGAACTTAATTTGTATGGTCTGTCTCCAGGAGAAGGAAAGTGAGATACTTTCCCTATCACCAAAAAGCAAAGgcacaaaaaaaaagttagttgaAGTCCCAATTTTCTAATTTGATTTTGCTCTGCAGATTCAATTCATAGTTGAGCTCTCTCTATCAATTCATTTGTTGCATTTACGGAGCTGATTCGGTGAGTTACATTTTTCTGCTTGAGATCTTTCCCAGACATTAACCATGGGGGCATGCTTTGTTTTGTGCTGAAATAAAGAGACTAAGCATATTGTAATAATCAAATTTAGTCAATTTAAATTTCGTTTTAGcctttgttttatattatagcTCGTTGGTTGGATGCACCAAATCCTTAGCTTGAGATTGATTGCTGTGTTTGTTGGCAATGGAATGTGCCCCCAATTCGTGAAGTTTGGTTTTTGAAGTGGTGCTGTTGTGGAGATCCGGGAGTTGTTTCGTCTCTTATGCCCCATGAGGAGTTTCTTCCCTGCAGAATCCTGTAAAGAGACGCATCCAAATGCTTTGAATCCTCAGTCTTGGCTTCAAATTGAAAGAGGGAAACTTCCCAAGTTGTCATCGTACCCTTCCTCTGCCTCAATGTGAGTTTTTCTCTCTGAACGGGTCCTTTATTTCAATTGAAGCTTTCCCTTTCTGCCAATTTAAtttggtgtttttgttttttggtgGGGTTGGGATGCGgttttatttgcttttatcTACTTTAGAGAATCTCTGGTCAAGGTCCCTCAGCCAGCTCTACTGCCTTTCTATAAGCCTGCTGATTATGTGGAGGTTTTAGCGCAAATCCATGAAGAGCTTGAGTCTTGTCCTCCACAAGAGCGGTCGAATCTGTTTTTGTTACAATACCAAGTCTTTAGGGGCCTTGGGGAAGTTAAACTGATGCGTAGAAGCCTTCAGGGAGCCTGGCAGAAAGCCAATACTGTTCATGAGAAGATTATATTTGGGGCATGGTTGAAATATGAGAAGCAAGAGGAAGAACTAATAGCCGACTTGCTTGCCAATTGTGGTAAATGTGCGAAGGAGTTTGCACCTGTAGATATACCATCTCATCTTCCATTTGATGTAAATGTAAGTTCTATAGGGAGAATGACCAATGAGAACTGCATTTCTCAAAATGTTACTTTTACAATTGGCGATGAAGAGATAGTTTGTGATAGACAAAAAATTTCTGAACTTTCGGCACCATTTAATGCTATGCTAAAGGGGTATTTCAGCGAATCACGTGCTGAGACTATAGATTTGTCTGAAAATAATATCTCTCCATTTGGTATGAAGGCAATAAGTATTTTCAGTTTGACTGGCAGTTTGATTGAGGTCCCCCCAAATCTTTTATTGGAGATATTAGCTTTTGCAAATAAGTATTGTTGTGAAAGACTTAAAGATGCTTGTGATAGAAGACTTGCATCCATGGTTTCCTCCAAAGAAGATGCTGTAGAGCTCATGGAATATGCTCTTGATGAGAATTCAACTGTACTTGCTGCATCCTGTTTACAAGTACTTTTGCGTGATCTTCCAAACTGTTTGAATGACAGTCGGGTAGTGGAGATATTTGTTCATGCTAATAAGCAGCAGCTAGCAGTAATGGTTGGGCCAGGTATATTTGCTCTTTTCTGTTTCTTAAGTGAAGTTTCTATGAACCTTAATTCTAGTTCCGACAAAACAGTTCATATCCTGGAACGGTTAGTTGAGTTTGCTGAGAATGACAAACAAAGAATCCTTGCTTTACATCAATTGGGATGTGTAAGACTCTTACGGAAAGAATATGATGAAGCACGTCTTCTTTTTGAAGGGGCCGTAAACGCAGGCCATATATATTCTGTCGCAGGTTTAGCTAGGCTGGACTTTATAAAGGGCGACAAGTTTTTATCTTATGAGCTGCTGAGCTCGGTCATTTCATCTGTTACTCCACTTGGATGGATGTATCAGGAAAGGTCATTATACTGTGACAGTGACAAAAGGTGGGATGACCTTGAGAAAGCAAGTAATTTGGATCCTACACTTGCATATCCTTACATGTACAGGGCTGCCTCTTTGATGAGTACGCAGAATGCTCAAGCTGCACTATCAGAAATCAATAGGATTCTTGGGTTCAAACTTTCACTAGAATGCTTAGAAATACGATTTTTTACCCATCTGACTCTTGAGGACTACAAAGCAGCTCTATGTGATGTTCAAACAATTCTTACTTTACGTTCAGATTATAGAATGTTTGAGGGACGTGTTGCTGCATCTCAGCTCTGCACACTTGTGCGTGAGCATGTTGAACATTGGACAACTGCTGATTGTTGGGCTCGGTTATATGACTGTTGGTCTGCAGTTGATGATATTGGGTCTCTGTCTGTTATATACCAGATGCTTGAATCTGATGCGGCAAAAGGTATTCTGTACTTCAGACAGTCATTGCTTCTCCTCAGGTATGTTATGAACTTTTTGAAGGCTCTTGGAGTCAGTGGTCAAGGACTTAGTTTTGCTAGAAATCATAGTAGGTCCAAACCTCCATATAACCCCTCCCTCGTCCCCCTAACAAAATGTTCTGATATTTGGTATCTGTCATTAATTTTTCCAGCCTTGAACTTAACTCACTTTCACGTGTATTAGGAACCTAACACGATACTTGGTGTTTTATGCTGACAATGTTGAATCATATTGTAAATTTCATGACTAAGAACATGACAATGGTAGCTACTTTTGATCTGCTGGCTTTACTTGCACATGGAAATCTGTTTTTTTAAGTTGTACATCAGTGATAATAAACTCAACCACTAAGGAGGAAGTATCGatagaatattatattttactttgaaaTACAAGTTATCCCTTTGAAATTGTGTCTGTAAAGGAAGATTCTCTGGTTTCTGGGTCTTTATCTGTCTAAATACTGACTTTGATATGATGCCTCTATAAATCTGATGTATTTATTTGACTTAGGTTGAACTGTCCTGAGGCTGCTATGCGGAGTTTACAGTTAGCTCAGCAACATGCATCAAGCGAACATGAACGACTTGTATATGAGGGGTGGATCTTATATGATACAGGTCATTATGAGGAAGGTCTCCAGAAAGCAGAGGAGTCTATTAGTATCAAAAGATCTTTTGAGGCATTTTTCCTGAAGGCCTATGCATTGGCTGACTCTAGCATAGATCCATCATGTTCACCGATTGTTATCTCACTTCTGGAAGATGCCTTGAAGTGTCCTTCAGATAATCTGCGCAAAGGTCAGGTATGGTTCTATTCTACCACTCAAAATTATGTCACTAGTTAGAAACTAAGAAGAGAAATGGAAAATTAATTGAAACgaatgagaaaaatgaacaaTTTTGTTGAGTAATTGAGAACAGGAGAGAGGTGGTCTCTTGGAGGCTTTCCCCTTCATAAATGGTTTCTCCTTTAACACACAAATTGTCATATTTACATGACGAATCCCCCTAATCTGATTTTAGCAACCAACCCCTTCTTACTAACTAATGGACTAATTGGCTATCAATTACCCGTATGCAGTCCTCTTTATACATTCTAGCAATACCTCTTTCTCATCCCAATTTACATTTGTTTGCCAAAAGACTTCCAATGGACTTAAATATCAACTGAATCCGACTTTGGTTATGTATTAACACTCCTTTCTCTGAATTTTGTGTTGGGGCCTTATGTGTCATGGCTGGCCTTAACAAGGGCTGGCCTTAACAAGGGCTAACCTTGAATTGAGCTGGGTGAAGCTCACCAACCAAGTGTTGtgttaaaaagtgaactttaagtctaattcaactccacaaaacctaATTGTAAAGTGAGATTAGATCCAACAAACATCAAACTTagttaggatagactctaaccaggttttgataccatgttaagaaatagactttaagcctaactcaacccaaCAAAATCGGtatgtaaggtgaggtttgcatccatttatatattatgaattagtcttatctctagtcaatatAGGACTTCCAATATGTTGCATGAAATCTAATATAGCAGTCTGAAAAAGATATACATTTTATGCCCTTTTTGGTGTTTGATTGGAGTAGCCTTTTAACAACCAGCTTGTCCTTGATTGTAGTGGCCTTGGCACCCATAAAGGAAGAAGTGTTCACAGAGATTCCACTTTGTTTTAAGGAATAAAATACATAGGCTAAAGAAAGCCTTGTGTAGACTCAAGTAGTCCCCCGTGCTTGGCTTATGAGACTTATTCAGGCTATGATTTCATTGGGGGTTTTAGAGTCAAGGTGACTATACTCTATTTATCAAACATTTCATAGAAGGGAAACTTACTCTTATCTTGGTCTATGTAGTTAATATGATTGTTGCGGGATGATGAACATGAAAAATTGATCTTCAAAGAAAAGCTTGTTGCTTAGTTAAGATATGAAGGATCTCAAAAAATTAAGGTACTTCCTTGGGATACAAGCCATCTAGTGGGAAAAATCCATTTTTTATCTCTCAGAAAGTATGTCCTAGATCTTCTCAAAGATACAAGTAAAATTGATTGCAAGGTGACTATAGATCTATAGAACAAAACCATATAATTATGAGTGGTGATGATAGCTTTGTAGTAAATAAAGGTCAATATAAGAGGCTTGTACGAAAGCTCATTTACTTAGCTCACATCTAACCAATGGTCAGTTAGTTcatgcatgatccaagagagtGACACTTATAGACTGTGAATCCTTCAATATCTGAAGCCAGGTCTAGGAAAGGGATTGTTGTTCAAGAAAgatggaaaattaaaaatggaaatgcaTTCATTGATGCAGACTATGCAGGCTCTGTTACCAATAAGAGGTTCACCTCAAGATATCACATGTTCTTAGGTGAAAACTTGGTGACTTGGAGAggtaaaaacaaaatgtaattaCAAGGTCCGGTATCAAAGCTGAATTCAGAGCTATGGAACAACGTGAAATGTGAAAAACCTATGAtctttattgtaataataaatcAGCTATTAGTATTGCTTATAATACAATTCAACATGAAAGTATAAAATGCGTCAAGATTGATTGACACTTCATCAAAGAAAAACCGGATAGTGGTCTTATCATTACTTCCTACATCCCATCCAAACTTCGGCTTGCAAAAAGGCCTTTCCACACAATAGTTTCTTAATCTCATACGCAAGTTGGGTATCCCTCTGCAACAGATTCAGGTGATTCTTTTATGTAAACCTCCTCTTTTAAGTCACAATGCAGAAAGACATTCTATTGTTCCTGTGATGCAATATCCATTGATAAGAAAAGACAGACAAAATATTTTGGTAAACAAAATAATCTGCCACCATAATCATGGCCAAAAATCTGGTCATAAGCTTTAGTCACAGCTTGAGCCTTTAATTTTTCCCTCCATCTGTCTGTTAGGGCTCATGATGACAATGAAGTCCCCTTGACAACCAACTGTATTTTTTTGAGAAGTGCCTAGAATAGAATATAAGTTTGGAATCCAAGACTGTCATCTCATCAATTATGGTCTGTCTCCATCCTCGACAGGAAAGTGTTTCTTGGACAGTTCACTATCTAACGTAGTGTTTTGATTGtcattgatcactttcaaagtTGGCTTTTAACTCTGCGGGTTCCTTGGCACCAAGTAATTTTATCAAACATCTTTGAAAAATCTTGGAGAGAATAATGTTGATTCTAAGTATAGTATGTCTTGGGAATTAAAATAGTAAGGTGCAATACCAAAGCCATACATAAAAAATAGCATACCAATCTaagtaaattttacatttatgtttttcgtgatataatataaatatgtgaGATTAATATTACGAAATGATGAGGAAGTTAATGAGGATGTTACACATGATACAAGTAAGATGCTAAAATGGAGAAATACatcaaaaattattatttgtaatcaTAATATGGTTACCAAGCTCAGATATAAGTTTTGTGGCTGTACATTTGGTTGTAGTATATGATTACGAATGAGTGTAGGGCTTTAAAGGGACGAGAAAAATGCGGGAGTagaaaaaattgagaatgtTAAGATGGATGCGTGGCCATAAGGTAGGATAGGATTTGAATGATTGTATGCAAAGAGACATTGTTGTGGCACCAACTGAGGTAAATACGATAGGAAATTAATTATGGTGGTTTGATCATGTACATAGAAGACCACTGTAAGCACCAACTAAGAGAGTAGACTGTGTGGTTTTTAATA
The sequence above is drawn from the Vigna radiata var. radiata cultivar VC1973A chromosome 3, Vradiata_ver6, whole genome shotgun sequence genome and encodes:
- the LOC106757693 gene encoding ETO1-like protein 1 isoform X2 → MRSFFPAESCKETHPNALNPQSWLQIERGKLPKLSSYPSSASIESLVKVPQPALLPFYKPADYVEVLAQIHEELESCPPQERSNLFLLQYQVFRGLGEVKLMRRSLQGAWQKANTVHEKIIFGAWLKYEKQEEELIADLLANCGKCAKEFAPVDIPSHLPFDVNVSSIGRMTNENCISQNVTFTIGDEEIVCDRQKISELSAPFNAMLKGYFSESRAETIDLSENNISPFGMKAISIFSLTGSLIEVPPNLLLEILAFANKYCCERLKDACDRRLASMVSSKEDAVELMEYALDENSTVLAASCLQVLLRDLPNCLNDSRVVEIFVHANKQQLAVMVGPGIFALFCFLSEVSMNLNSSSDKTVHILERLVEFAENDKQRILALHQLGCVRLLRKEYDEARLLFEGAVNAGHIYSVAGLARLDFIKGDKFLSYELLSSVISSVTPLGWMYQERSLYCDSDKRWDDLEKASNLDPTLAYPYMYRAASLMSTQNAQAALSEINRILGFKLSLECLEIRFFTHLTLEDYKAALCDVQTILTLRSDYRMFEGRVAASQLCTLVREHVEHWTTADCWARLYDCWSAVDDIGSLSVIYQMLESDAAKGILYFRQSLLLLRLNCPEAAMRSLQLAQQHASSEHERLVYEGWILYDTGHYEEGLQKAEESISIKRSFEAFFLKAYALADSSIDPSCSPIVISLLEDALKCPSDNLRKGTEQSWKCLC
- the LOC106757693 gene encoding ETO1-like protein 1 isoform X1 — its product is MRSFFPAESCKETHPNALNPQSWLQIERGKLPKLSSYPSSASIESLVKVPQPALLPFYKPADYVEVLAQIHEELESCPPQERSNLFLLQYQVFRGLGEVKLMRRSLQGAWQKANTVHEKIIFGAWLKYEKQEEELIADLLANCGKCAKEFAPVDIPSHLPFDVNVSSIGRMTNENCISQNVTFTIGDEEIVCDRQKISELSAPFNAMLKGYFSESRAETIDLSENNISPFGMKAISIFSLTGSLIEVPPNLLLEILAFANKYCCERLKDACDRRLASMVSSKEDAVELMEYALDENSTVLAASCLQVLLRDLPNCLNDSRVVEIFVHANKQQLAVMVGPGIFALFCFLSEVSMNLNSSSDKTVHILERLVEFAENDKQRILALHQLGCVRLLRKEYDEARLLFEGAVNAGHIYSVAGLARLDFIKGDKFLSYELLSSVISSVTPLGWMYQERSLYCDSDKRWDDLEKASNLDPTLAYPYMYRAASLMSTQNAQAALSEINRILGFKLSLECLEIRFFTHLTLEDYKAALCDVQTILTLRSDYRMFEGRVAASQLCTLVREHVEHWTTADCWARLYDCWSAVDDIGSLSVIYQMLESDAAKGILYFRQSLLLLRLNCPEAAMRSLQLAQQHASSEHERLVYEGWILYDTGHYEEGLQKAEESISIKRSFEAFFLKAYALADSSIDPSCSPIVISLLEDALKCPSDNLRKGQALNNLGSVYVDCGKLDLAADCYINALKIRHTRAHHGLARVHCLKNDKAAAYREMTELIKKAKNNASAYEKRSEYCDREQAKADLEMVTRLDPLRVYPYRYRAAVLMDNHKEEEAIAELSRAIAFKADLHLLHLRAAFHEHKEDVLGALRDCRAALSVDPNHQEMLELHNRVNRHEP